ACTATTATTATTGGTTCAATGGTTATAGCTCCATTTTTGGGTTCTAACGTGTCTCTTGCTTTTTCTACAACTATTGGAGACAGAAAAACTCTTTTACAATCTTTAGAAAAACTCTTTATTGGTATAGGAATCTCTTTTTCGATAGCTTTGTTATGGGGATTTTTTTACAAAATTGATCCAAGTGTCTACGAAATAGCAAGCAGAACAACTATAAGTATTACAGATATTATTCTGGCTTTTATAACGGGAGTTGCAGCTATCCTTTCTGTTAACAAAGGTGTTGTAGACGCTCTTGTTGGAGTTATGGTTGCTGTTGCTTTTATGCCCCCTATCATAGCTTCTGGGCTTTTGATTGGGAATGGAATGATTGATAAAGGGCTGTCTGCTTTGTTGTTGTTTTTTATAAACATAGTAGCAATAAATTTGGCCGGAGTGTTGACTTTTTTAGTGGAGGGATTGAGACCTTCTACTTATTGGGAAGAAAAGAATGCGAAAAAGTACAGAATAATATCTTTGATAATTTGGATATTTTTGTTAAGTCTTATGTCTTATTTGCTATATATTATTTTTTAAATACAAAACCCGACTTTTTTAAAAAGTCGGGTTTTAATTTATTCGCAGATAGGCAAAATGCCTTCATAAGAAATTATTCCATTTTTGTAAGAAAGCTGTATAGGGTATATTTTTACTCCAACTTTCATAGCTTTGTGAAAGGTTTCTGCAAATTTTGTGTCTGTTTCCTTGTTTGGTCTGAAGCATTCGCTTTTCCCAAACACAAGGAGTATTATTGCAGCTTCTTCTCCGTTTTCTTTAATTTCTATTAATTCTTCAAGATGACGGGTTCCTCTCAAAGTTGGTGAATCTGGAAATTTAGCTACCCCGTCTTCAGTTAGGGTACAACCCTTTATTTCTATCCAAATTTTGTTGTTTTTTGCATCTTCTACAAGATAGTCTAATCTACTTTTGTTGTATTTTACTTCGGCTTTTATGTTTCTTAGCTTTCCAAAAGGATTTATGTTTTCATTGTTTAGGATAAAATAGCTTATGTTTCTATGGTAAGCTGAGTTTATCATTATTTCTTCGCTACCATTTTCAGCTGCTATCAAGTCCCATTTGGTTTTTCTTTTTGTGTTGTTGGCCTTTTTTATCTTTATTTTATTTCCTGGGTATAGCAGTTCTTTAAGCCTTCCTGGGTCGTGCACATGGATTTCTTCGTTTTCAAGGTCAAGTTCTGGGATGTCAACTTCTGCAATGTATCTGTTGGGTCTAGACTTAAAAATAGCTGTGTAGTCAGTTTTTATTTCCATTAATTTCATTTTTATCACCTTTTTTTAGTAGAAAAATGTGGAATTTATCATCAATACATTATACTATTTAATAATTGAGTACAAATAAAATTATTATTTTTTTGATATTACTAATTTGTTATAATAGAAGTA
This genomic window from Geotoga petraea contains:
- a CDS encoding TIGR00341 family protein, translated to MEKRFVKLYLHKSQSAALEKMLEKDEITIMSKSQIDEKQYQYEFIINATGSDNLLDRIEHDFSKIKDFHMYFFNIEAEIPRPKEPEKEPEKEEEKKENKYVFQRLTRQELYNDINKDVTISVSYILLIIISSIIAGIGLIRDNSTIIIGSMVIAPFLGSNVSLAFSTTIGDRKTLLQSLEKLFIGIGISFSIALLWGFFYKIDPSVYEIASRTTISITDIILAFITGVAAILSVNKGVVDALVGVMVAVAFMPPIIASGLLIGNGMIDKGLSALLLFFINIVAINLAGVLTFLVEGLRPSTYWEEKNAKKYRIISLIIWIFLLSLMSYLLYIIF
- the sfsA gene encoding DNA/RNA nuclease SfsA, producing the protein MKLMEIKTDYTAIFKSRPNRYIAEVDIPELDLENEEIHVHDPGRLKELLYPGNKIKIKKANNTKRKTKWDLIAAENGSEEIMINSAYHRNISYFILNNENINPFGKLRNIKAEVKYNKSRLDYLVEDAKNNKIWIEIKGCTLTEDGVAKFPDSPTLRGTRHLEELIEIKENGEEAAIILLVFGKSECFRPNKETDTKFAETFHKAMKVGVKIYPIQLSYKNGIISYEGILPICE